In Ananas comosus cultivar F153 linkage group 7, ASM154086v1, whole genome shotgun sequence, the sequence TTTAGAAGAAGAACTTTAGTAGAATTCATTGAAATATCATGTTTTATATctaaatatttatacaaattatATCTTATTAGATAGAAATAACACtagaaaaagagattttttgcTTGTTATACCATaatcaataaattatttaaccAACTAATTTTGATAACGATGACtgctaaattaatttaataattatcttaaattttttacctCTATTTGAGACAATTTTAAAATGTAGGGTTAGAATAaatgcaaaattttttatataggagattattaagaaataaatttcttttataaagctttttttttagCCAGATCTATGTTCAACTGGATTCTAAtatgtgttttctttttcttttccttttttcttttttttttcctttttggtatCTTATTTCTTCTGCTTGTAGCCATTTGGACAAGTTCCTTACATTGTTGATGGAGACTTCGAACTCTTTGGTAAGTTCATTTAATTGTTTAGATTGAAAATATGATtatccaaaattttcaatttacaaATTgccaatttcaatttcaacttACAACTAATAATTATCTTATATTAGCTTGATTGTACAAAACAAGAATTAGCTAAGACAAATTCGTACTACTTACTTTATAGCCACTACTCGCTATTATTACTTAGAACATATAAAAAGATACGcagacaaaataataaaaattgaaagttaATTTAGTTTCTATTGTTCAtcctttattttattctttggaAACTAAGATTAGATAGTTGATTatattttgggaaaacttcaaaaaccccccttgtggtttggtagtttctcactttgcccccctgtggtttaaagtgtatcaatttgcctcctgtggtttcgtttttatcttttcggtagctttttcgttaatatttcattaaattatatacaaaaaaacttcagatatccacctagatttatcaaatattcactttagtaccctttaattttaactttattactgatttaaagaaaaaaaataataatgaaattgataagaaaaagagaaaaaagaaaccacaggggggcaaagtgagaaactacgaaaccacaggggggtttttgaagtttttccttatattTTGTTAGCACGCTCTTCATATAAGCCAGACTCTTTAATACCGAGTTAATTTGTGAAATTGTTTGTAGAATCAAGAGCAATCGTGAGGTACTATGGTGCCAAGTACGTAGGGAAAGGACCGAACCTATTAGGTCGAACACTCGAGGAGAAGGCTCGGGTCGATCAATGGCTCGATGCGGAGGCCATCAACTACAATCCCTTGGTGTTCCCTATAGTCTTCAACCTTTTCGTGCTTCCCCGCAGTGGTGTTCCCGGAAATAAGGCCGAGGCCGAGGCTGCCGTCGAGAAGCTCGACAAGGTGCTCGAGATTTACGAGCGACAGCTATCGAAGACCAAGTACTTAGCTGGAAATGAATTTACTCTAGCCGATCTAACTCACATTCCAGCCACACGGTACATTATTGAAAACTTGAAGAGCGCATAACTTTATAATTTGATTAGACTAGGATAGGCGACTAACCTCTTTCTATTTGCAATTTGACCTACGAACTTTAATTGATGCAAAATTGCGCATAACTTGCTTTTAGTTTCAAATTGATCAACAAAGTTGGAGTCGATAAGAAAGAAATCAGTAGTTATCTAATTAATGT encodes:
- the LOC109713148 gene encoding glutathione S-transferase F12 isoform X1 codes for the protein MVVKIYGTGTAVCSQRVMHCLVELGVEFELVEVNLEKMEHKKPEYMAKQPFGQVPYIVDGDFELFESRAIVRYYGAKYVGKGPNLLGRTLEEKARVDQWLDAEAINYNPLVFPIVFNLFVLPRSGVPGNKAEAEAAVEKLDKVLEIYERQLSKTKYLAGNEFTLADLTHIPATRYLVENCNMDHLITGKKHVKAWWEDITSRPAWKKTMSFVESRVSHFYP
- the LOC109713148 gene encoding glutathione S-transferase F12 isoform X2, which translates into the protein MVVKIYGTGTAVCSQRVMHCLVELGVEFELVEPFGQVPYIVDGDFELFESRAIVRYYGAKYVGKGPNLLGRTLEEKARVDQWLDAEAINYNPLVFPIVFNLFVLPRSGVPGNKAEAEAAVEKLDKVLEIYERQLSKTKYLAGNEFTLADLTHIPATRYLVENCNMDHLITGKKHVKAWWEDITSRPAWKKTMSFVESRVSHFYP